DNA sequence from the Raphanus sativus cultivar WK10039 unplaced genomic scaffold, ASM80110v3 Scaffold4496, whole genome shotgun sequence genome:
CTTTCCGGTCGGCCGACCACAATCCTGTGATGGAAAGCGTTGGAGACGCAGCCGGATCCGACGTAAGGAAGAATCCGGAGAAAACACGGAAGGGCCTGGTGAACCAGATCAAGCGCTTTGCAGGAAAGCCAGCTCGGTTGGACCGATCAAAGTCAACGACCGGTCAGGCCTTGAAAGGGCTCATGTTCATCAGCAAAGCTGACGGTGGGGATGGCTGGACCGCCgtggagaagaggtttgaaaggATCACGAAAACTACTGAGGGATTGCTGATTAGGTCAAAGTTCGGTGAATGTATAGGTAAAAATCTGCATGTAAAATCAAGGAGTtgtattgtttagaaacatcgATATGAAACTAATTTAATTAGAAATATTGTTATGTTGCAGGAATGAAGTCAAAGGACTTtgctttggttttgtttgacGCATTAGCTAGAAGAAAGAATATGACAGGGGAAGTGATTGATAAGGTCATTTTAAAGGAATTCTGGGAA
Encoded proteins:
- the LOC130507429 gene encoding putative respiratory burst oxidase homolog protein G isoform X2, encoding MTMTSETEEENSSDIVPLSGSFRSADHNPVMESVGDAAGSDVRKNPEKTRKGLVNQIKRFAGKPARLDRSKSTTGQALKGLMFISKADGGDGWTAVEKRFERITKTTEGLLIRSKFGECIGMKSKDFALVLFDALARRKNMTGEVIDKDG
- the LOC130507429 gene encoding putative respiratory burst oxidase homolog protein G isoform X1, with product MTMTSETEEENSSDIVPLSGSFRSADHNPVMESVGDAAGSDVRKNPEKTRKGLVNQIKRFAGKPARLDRSKSTTGQALKGLMFISKADGGDGWTAVEKRFERITKTTEGLLIRSKFGECIGMKSKDFALVLFDALARRKNMTGEVIDKVILKEFWEQISDQNFDSRLMIFFDMMDKDGDGRLTEDEVRQVNVFGSMRS